Sequence from the Collinsella aerofaciens ATCC 25986 genome:
CAGGATGGGAAAGAAGGCCGCCTCGGTTTTGCCGGAAGCCGTGGATGCCGTCAGGAGCACATTGTCCTGCGTGTTAAAGATGGCATCTGCCGCCGCAACCTGGATAGAGCGCAAGCTCTCCCAATCGTGGGAGTAGATGAAGTCTTGGATAAATGGGGCGTAGCGGTCAAAGGCGTTCACGGGGCCTCCTTTCAAAAGCGAATCTCTCAGCGCGGCTGGCAACGGCTTGCTGCATGACTGCTTCAACATTTGCCCAGATAAAACCTGCCAAAATAAACCTGTCCCTTTTTGGCAGGTTAGATGGTGAATTCGGCGAAGTTACGGTCGCCGCCTGCGGTATCGGTGTCACCTGTTGCGGCTGCCGTCGCCAGCGCGTCGCCGCCGACGCTTTGCAGCAGCTCGGCCACGTTGGCGTCGGGGTTTTGGCATAGGATGTCGAGCAGCTCGATAAAGTCACGAATGACTTCACGCGGCGTCAGATGCGTGTCGGCTCCCACGCGACCGAACTCGATCTTGAGGAAGTCCACCAAGTCGTTCTCGGTAAGCGTGGGCGTCCAGCCAAAGTAGCCGGCGTGAATTTGCATGAGTTTTTCGATCAGCACCAGCAGCTCCTCGTAGGTGAGTGGCTGCAGACGGATGATGGGCGCGAGCATGTCCTTAAGGTCCTCGCGCGCAAAGCGACCCTGAGCGAGTCGGCTGCGCAGAGCCTCGTAGGAGAACACGCCGCGGCGGCGGTCTTCGATGGAGGTTGGCGTGCCGCCCATAATCATGCCCAGGTACTGCGCCTTGCCCTGAAGTGTGTCGTTGTACATGGTCAGGATCTTCTCGTAGTTGTACTGGCGCGTGATGGCGTTGGGAATCTTATACAGATTCACGAGTTCGTCGATGAGCACCAGCATGCCCTTGTAGCCGCTGCAAACCAAAAAACGCGCGATGAGTTTGACGTAGTCGTACCAGTCGTCATCGCTGATGATGGTTGAGGACCCCAGTTCGGCGCGGGCCTCGCTCTTGGTGCGGTATTCGCCGCGGATCCATTTGGTCACGCGGCTCATGGCTTCTTCGTCGCCCTCGGATACGGCCGTGCGATAGCGGCGGAGCATGCGGGTGAAGTCGAAGCCGTGGACCATCTCCTCGAGCGGGGCCAGTTGGGCATTGACGACCGACTCGTCGACGTCGGCGCACGAGGCGACCCAGCGATCCAGAATAAGGTTGAGCGCACCGCCCTCAGGGCGCGTCTTGGTCGATATGTTGCGGATGAGCTCGCGGTAGGTGGCAAGGCCCTGTCCCTGACCGCCCTGCAGGCGGCGCTCAGGGGAAAGGTCGGCATCAGCGACGACGAATCCCTCGCCCATGGCATGCGTTCGGATGGTCTGAAGCAAGAAGCTCTTGCCGGCGCCGTAGCGACCGACTAAGAAGCGGAAGCTCGCGCCGCCATCGGCGATGAGACTCAAATCGGTGAGCAGGGCACGAATCTCGACCTCGCGACCCACGGTGATATAGGGAAGGCCGATGCGCGGGACCACGCCGCCCTTGAGCGAGTTAAGGATAACGGCGGCGACGCGTTTGGGT
This genomic interval carries:
- a CDS encoding ATP-binding protein, producing the protein MSDTASAAPRVPKRVAAVILNSLKGGVVPRIGLPYITVGREVEIRALLTDLSLIADGGASFRFLVGRYGAGKSFLLQTIRTHAMGEGFVVADADLSPERRLQGGQGQGLATYRELIRNISTKTRPEGGALNLILDRWVASCADVDESVVNAQLAPLEEMVHGFDFTRMLRRYRTAVSEGDEEAMSRVTKWIRGEYRTKSEARAELGSSTIISDDDWYDYVKLIARFLVCSGYKGMLVLIDELVNLYKIPNAITRQYNYEKILTMYNDTLQGKAQYLGMIMGGTPTSIEDRRRGVFSYEALRSRLAQGRFAREDLKDMLAPIIRLQPLTYEELLVLIEKLMQIHAGYFGWTPTLTENDLVDFLKIEFGRVGADTHLTPREVIRDFIELLDILCQNPDANVAELLQSVGGDALATAAATGDTDTAGGDRNFAEFTI